A genomic segment from Eulemur rufifrons isolate Redbay chromosome 19, OSU_ERuf_1, whole genome shotgun sequence encodes:
- the TDRD15 gene encoding tudor domain-containing protein 15, giving the protein MDSASLLPTFLDVDLTVSHIECLPKDVLVKFKGINNNECEFDYHILQTEIQHIPKIKNNVDIDEFCLVEEKLSGEWQRGRVVEKKNELYTVLLIDRGEELRVDSTQVASACSNLFELPPRVIFGIFANILPIGEKWSPKALNYFKSLVGIHVKGYVQAVLPLQLILLEVPKIISQALELQLGRLIDGDSFRLIVEMLKEFPQQMPDLLHYKRPELSLSSNDTSLDIQHVLDNLQPSLSVGSTESVKISSALSPSKFYCQVIKWIPELENLTMCMTLHYDTISQETSPTCDNFGLLCVAKRINGQWHRGILQKLLPNNQVKIWFMDYGSSEAIPSIYVKKLKQDFILVPLFSFPCALTYLHSPDKDARKYQLSVFKKALLGQIVYAHIDCFNKDEHLYYVTLQTQEPTINSKCLLKTVGTQVLCPVSDSKLSNILSEMDDSDVNSFAVKSFVRNIEESVDSVNKKNILKVGFPIKTVEMEIEAAYVAFVVYVLNPSNFWVRTNDHKNEFQDIMKNINKFYDLCENDEMILRKPEPGLFCCARYSKDRHFYRAVITEINGHKINVYFLDYGNTDSIPYFDVKILLPEFCELPALAVCCSLAHIFPVEDLWVKAAIDYFKKIVLNKAILLHVIAKKDDKYTVNIQSTDASENIDVVSLMLQAGYAEYWEVEPECFPKSVSEYSVLNLKSKSKVNIKKVIPALLEGPKSKKYHSNKVEENNLALSKSPAVNFLDLKNPFTSVGTESSLYYKEHIFKPGTVLEVKCSYYYGPGDFSCQLQCKLEDLKLLMEQIQSYYSVHSDPYQIGQIACVAKYSKDGKWYRAAVLTQVSKKEVDTIFVDYGYQERVLIKDICGINPRFLSLEGQAFRCCLNYLVEPTSCKFLNWTGEASRDFGKFISSSRGLLTCIIRALVLIHPNCLCNLVDLQSSFTSAKKFLITCGSAQHSTLSKPLPSSVSLYSYCYSSFNIKVGSEEVVYISHIYSPKKFYCQLGKNNKDLEMIEKKITEIINLKTCPKYSKKMRLCISKYMEDGLSYRALAMPADSSSDFLVYFVDFGNKQLVEENMLRAISDQFPELLFTPMQAIKCFLSDLRDVDIPAEINSWFEDSFLGKPLKAVILSRESNGQLGVELYDGNQHINQKIKMLLHAYGKKHCDQAHCVEESHKINENKRLAASWKCKVENDYHHNMINKTSLVTYSESKIDQLLNPKSIYARLLKPSFCYKIEPVSKNKVKKSLNDELKSVKIVPQYAHILDENGVAPKSVKIVSQSFIRELNQAASQNPCNLNRPQIRDLPQPKIYLNAKIKGYVSSISNPASFHIQLAENENEIIRLADALNERRGNRVKERKSVKPLVGDLVVAEYAGDSAIYRAVIKKILPENSFEVEFIDYGNTAIVNTSKIYELNREFLTIPQLGIHSFLSGVKLNEPDEIWDSKMVDYFASRVSNKTVSCEFLKKHEQKWEVNIICDEKYVVSELLKWKACSKPEKIALQIPHVVSQKVSPGDQNEIKRGRSSEYEGSMVPQQSYQQLVKMPFEELKPGQLEKAEILHVSQSGKFYIKLSKNKSKLSDLTVLITKEEKNCSLLSVENVEKGLECLAKSKKTLKWYRSKVEEKYVDEKVLVFLVDHGRYEIVPLCNIKVLSNGIRNTPRQAVPCKWIWFENSRNMTFKTIVCLFTHLEINILFLKYLDCAWEVEILVDNLLLLEYLNLNTVQVEENKLGSSGIAFNIESKTPVSSCAIRSFTWAKLQNGRQYSGIATAVSDPSDFCVQLEDFFDTMKYLFMLLSDLPETLETLPQELVIPGSSCLFKYELEDQWNRVEISEVSDQSLLLVLIDYGFSFYIPYSNIIHLKVVPEELLNLPRLSYPCILHGILPAKGKHWSEEAKSFFQDFLSKPGLVFLFREYDFETKLKVDVIHGKNNLADILVASGLAMYSKDSAHLDAITATRSTKTQYKLQSDPVCPLSDQNCYKKENINCTCTEKQKPKIQKSIKRKDVHKNLLRKSRISKRLRSRNLTLRNTVGGGKHDLQGIITFDTCAAASFWELHGDVKNSNCVENISEKLPTDGIQEHNTMDLRITVKALHVNEKIISEEHFKGK; this is encoded by the coding sequence atggATTCTGCATCTCTCTTACCAACATTTTTAGATGTGGATTTGACAGTATCACATATTGAATGTCTTCCCAAGGATGTCCTGGTGAAATTTAAAGGcataaataataatgaatgtGAGTTTGACTACCACATATTACAGACGGAAATACAacatattccaaaaataaaaaataatgtggaCATTGATGAATTTTGTTTGgttgaagaaaaattatctggagaATGGCAGAGAGGAAGAGttgtggaaaagaaaaatgaactttatACGGTGCTTCTTATAGATCGTGGAGAAGAACTAAGGGTTGATAGTACGCAGGTTGCTTCAGCATGCAGCAATTTATTTGAACTACCACCACGGGTAATATTTGGTATTTTTGCCAACATACTACCAATTGGGGAAAAATGGTCTCCTAAGGCTTTGAATTACTTTAAGTCATTAGTAGGAATACATGTGAAAGGTTATGTGCAAGCTGTTTTGCCCCTACAACTGATTCTTCTTGAAGTGCCAAAAATTATATCCCAGGCTCTTGAATTACAATTAGGAAGACTTATTGATGGAGATTCATTTCGTCTTATTGTGGAAATGTTGAAAGAATTCCCTCAACAAATGCCAGATTTATTACATTATAAAAGACCTGAATTGTCATTAAGTAGTAATGATACTTCACTTGATATTCAACATGTTCTGGATAATTTGCAGCCATCTTTGTCAGTAGGAAGTACCGAAAGTGTAAAGATATCATCTGCACTGAGCCCAAGTAAATTTTATTGTCAGGTAATTAAATGGATTCCAGAGCTAGAAAACTTGACAATGTGTATGACTTTGCATTATGATACTATTAGTCAAGAAACTAGTCCCACATGTGATAATTTTGGACTACTTTGTGTTGCCAAAAGGATAAATGGACAGTGGCATAGAGGAATTCTTCAGAAGCTCTTGCCCAATAATCAAGTAAAAATTTGGTTTATGGATTATGGCAGTAGTGAGGCTATACCCTCAATTTATGTAAAGAAACTTAAACAGGACTTTATTTTAGTaccattattttcatttccatgtgcTCTTACGTATTTGCACAGTCCAGATAAAGATGCAAGAAAATATCAACTGAGTGTATTTAAAAAAGCCTTGTTAGGACAGATAGTATATGCACACATTGATTGTTTCAATAAGGATGAACATTTGTATTATGTAACATTACAAACTCAAGAGCCTACAATTAATTCCAAGTGTCTACTGAAGACTGTAGGCACACAAGTACTTTGTCCGGTGTCTGATTCAAAACTCTCCAATATCTTGAGTGAGATGGATGATTCTGATGTGAACAGCTTTGCAGTTAAGAGTTTTGTTAGAAATATCGAAGAATCAGTAGACTCTGTAAATaagaagaacattttaaaagtaggtTTTCCTATTAAAACTGTAGAAATGGAGATAGAGGCTGCTTACGTAGCTTTTGTAGTGTATGTATTAAACCCATCAAATTTCTGGGTCCGCACTAATGACCATAAGAATGAATTTcaagatataatgaaaaatataaacaaattctatGATTTGTGTGAAAATGATGAAATGATTCTAAGAAAACCTGAACCTGGATTATTTTGTTGTGCTAGATATAGCAAGGACAGACATTTCTACAGAGCTGTCATCACTGAAATTAATGGTCATAAGATTAATGTTTACTTTTTGGATTATGGAAATACTGATTCCATACCATATTTTGATGTAAAAATTTTGCTTCCAGAATTTTGTGAGTTGCCTGCCTTAGCTGTGTGCTGTTCACTTGCACATATATTTCCTGTTGAAGATTTATGGGTGAAGGCTgcaattgattattttaaaaaaatagttttgaacaaAGCAATTTTGCTTCATGTTATAGcaaaaaaagatgacaaatacACTGTAAATATTCAAAGTACTGACGCCTCAGAAAATATTGATGTTGTCTCTCTTATGTTACAAGCTGGATATGCAGAATATTGGGAAGTAGAACCAGAATGCTTTCCAAAATCTGTGAGTGAATATTCagtgttaaatttaaaatctaaaagcaaagttaatattaaaaaagtCATACCTGCCCTTCTTGAAGGACCTAAATCTAAAAAGTACCATTCAAATAAAGTAGAGGAAAATAACTTGGCTTTGTCAAAGTCCCCAGCTGTTAAtttcttagatttaaaaaatcctttcacCTCTGTGGGGACTGAGTCATCATTATAttataaagaacatatttttaaaccagGAACAGTTCTTGAAGTTAAATGTTCTTATTATTATGGCCCAGGTGACTTTTCATGCCAGCTCCAATGTAAGTTAGAAGACCTAAAATTACTAATGGAACAAATTCAGAGTTATTATAGTGTTCATTCTGATCCTTATCAGATTGGGCAGATTGCTTGTGTTGCTAAGTATTCCAAAGATGGGAAGTGGTATAGAGCTGCTGTTTTGACTCAAGTATCAAAAAAAGAAGTTGACACAATATTTGTTGACTATGGTTACCAAGAACGAGTTTTAATTAAGGATATTTGTGGTATTAACCCACGTTTTCTTTCTTTGGAAGGCCAAGCCTTCAGATGTTGTCTTAACTATTTAGTTGAACCCACTAGTTGTAAGTTCCTCAATTGGACAGGAGAAGCATCCAGAGACTTTGGGAAATTTATCTCTTCATCTAGAGGGTTACTGACTTGTATCATCCGTGCCTTAGTTCTTATACATCCTAACTGTTTATGTAATTTGGTGGATTTACAATCCTCATTTACTAGTGcaaaaaaatttcttattacTTGTGGCTCTGCTCAGCATAGCACATTATCAAAGCCACTCCCATCTTCAGTTAGTCTTTATAGTTACTGTTAttcttcatttaatataaaagttGGAAGTGAAGAAGTagtatatatatctcacatataTAGCCCCAAAAAGTTTTATTGCCAGcttggtaaaaataataaagatctagagatgatagagaaaaaaatcacagagattATTAACCTCAAAACTTGtccaaaatattctaaaaaaatgaGATTGTGCATATCTAAGTACATGGAAGATGGTCTCTCATATAGAGCCTTAGCAATGCCAGCAGATTCATCATCTGACTTTCTGGTCTATTTTGTAGACTTTGGAAATAAGCAATTAGTGGAAGAAAACATGTTGAGGGCCATTTCAGATCAGTTTCCAGAGTTACTGTTTACACCTATGCAAGCTATTAAGTGTTTTTTGTCAGATCTTAGAGATGTAGATATTCCAGCAGAAATCAATAGCTGGTTTGAAGACAGTTTCTTGGGAAAACCATTAAAGGCAGTAATATTGTCCAGGGAGTCAAATGGCCAGCTTGGTGTAGAATTGTATGATGGAAATCAAcatataaatcagaaaattaaaatgttgctTCATGCTTATGGAAAAAAACATTGTGACCAAGCACACTGTGTAGAAGAGagtcataaaataaatgagaataagagACTTGCTGCTTCTTGGAAATGCAAAGTAGAAAATGACTATCACcataatatgataaataaaactaGTCTGGTAACATATTCTGAAAGCAAAATAGATCAATTATTGAATCCCAAAAGTATATATGCCAGGCTTTTGAAACCATCATTTTGTTACAAAATTGAACCTGTGTCAAAAAACAAAGTGAAGAAGTCTTTGAATGACGAACTTAAAAGTGTAAAAATTGTCCCTCAATATGCACATATTCTTGATGAAAATGGTGTGGCCCCAAAATCAGTAAAGATTGTATCACAATCTTTTATCAGAGAGTTAAATCAAGCAGCCTCACAAAACCCATGTAACCTTAATAGACCACAGATCAGAGACCTTCCTCAACCCAAAATTTACTTGAATGCCAAGATTAAAGGGTATGTTTCTAGTATCAGTAATCCAGCAAGTTTCCATATTCAGCTTGctgagaatgaaaatgaaatcatcaGACTTGCAGATGCTCTaaatgaaagaagaggaaatagagtgaaagagagaaaatcagTTAAACCTCTGGTTGGAGATCTTGTGGTTGCAGAATATGCTGGTGACAGCGCCATTTACAGAGcagttattaagaaaattttgcCAGAAAATTCTTTTGAAGTGGAATTTATTGACTATGGTAACACTGCAATAGTAAACACATCTAAAATTTATGAACTCAACAGGGAATTTTTAACTATTCCTCAGCTAGGAATCCATTCTTTTCTTAGTGGGGTAAAATTGAATGAGCCTGATGAAATATGGGACAGCAAAATGGTGGATTATTTTGCTTCTAGAGTAAGCAACAAAACAGTTTCTTGTGAATTTTTGAAAAAACATGAGCAGAAATGGGAAGTAAATATAATTTGTGATGAAAAATATGTCGTTAGTGAACTACTGAAATGGAAAGCATGTTCAAAACCAGAGAAGATAGCATTGCAAATACCTCATGTTGTCTCTCAAAAGGTTAGCCCTGGtgatcaaaatgaaataaagagaggAAGATCGAGTGAATATGAAGGGTCTATGGTCCCTCAACAGTCCTACCAACAACTGGTTAAAATGCCATTTGAAGAGTTAAAACCTGGACAACTTGAAAAAGCTGAAATACTTCATGTTTCCCAAAGTGGAAAATTTTACATCAAGTTatccaaaaataaaagcaaattatcaGATTTAACGGTATTAattaccaaagaagaaaaaaactgttcTCTTTTATCAGTGGAAAATGTTGAAAAAGGTTTAGAATGCCTGGCAAAAtctaaaaaaactttgaaatggTATCGatcaaaagtagaagaaaaatacgTTGATGAGAAAGTGCTTGTTTTTTTAGTAGATCATGGTAGATATGAAATAGTGCCTTTATGTAATATCAAGGTGCTTAGTAATGGAATCAGAAATACTCCAAGACAAGCTGTGCCTTGTAAATGGATTTGGTTTGAAAATTCTAGGAACATGACATTTAAGACCATTGTgtgtttattcactcatttggAAATAAACATCCTTTTCCTGAAGTATTTAGACTGTGCTTGGGAAGTAGAAATTTTAGTAGATAACCTATtacttttagaatatttaaatctGAATACAGTTCAGGTTGAAGAAAACAAACTTGGATCTTCAGGAATTGCTTTCAACATTGAATCTAAGACTCCTGTGTCATCCTGTGCAATAAGATCGTTTACTTGGGCAAAACTCCAAAATGGTAGGCAGTATTCTGGTATTGCCACTGCTGTTTCTGATCCATCAGACTTTTGTGTTCAGTTAGAAGATTTCTTTGACACAATGAAGTATCTCTTTATGTTGCTTTCTGATCTTCCAGAAACCTTAGAAACACTGCCTCAAGAGCTTGTAATTCCTGGGTCCAGTTGTTTGTTCAAATATGAATTGGAAGATCAGTGGAATAGAGTGGAAATTTCTGAAGTCTCTGATCAGTCTTTACTTCTTGTGTTGATTGactatggattttctttttatatacctTATTCAAATATAATACATCTTAAAGTTGTTCCCGAGGAACTTTTGAATTTGCCAAGGCTGAGTTATCCGTGTATCTTACATGGTATCTTACCTGCTAAAGGGAAACATTGGAGTGAAGAAGCCAAAAGCTTTTTTCAAGATTTCCTAAGTAAACCAGGTTTAGTTTTTCTGTTTAGGGAATATGATTTTGAAACAAAACTCAAAGTAGATGTCATTCATgggaaaaacaatttggcagaTATATTAGTTGCATCTGGTCTTGCAATGTATTCTAAAGATTCAGCTCATCTTGATGCAATTACTGCTACTAGATCTACTAAAACCCAATATAAATTACAGAGTGACCCTGTTTGCCCTTTGTCGGATCAAAATtgttacaagaaagaaaatataaattgtacATGTACTgagaaacaaaagccaaaaatacAGAAGTCTATAAAGAGGAAAGATGTCCATAAGAACCTCTTAAGGAAAAGCCGTATTAGTAAAAGATTACGTTCTAGAAATTTAACACTGAGAAACACAGTTGGAGGTGGAAAACATGATCTCCAAGGTATCATTACATTTGATACATGTGCAGCAGCTTCATTTTGGGAACTTCATGGTGATGTGAAGAATAGCAATTGCGttgaaaacatttctgaaaaactGCCAACTGATGGAATACAGGAACATAACACAATGGACTTGAGAATAACAGTAAAAGCGTTGCatgttaatgaaaaaattatatcagAAGAACACTTTAAAGGTaagtag